A window from Pyrococcus yayanosii CH1 encodes these proteins:
- the hydB gene encoding NADPH-dependent hydrogenase/sulfhydrogenase 1 subunit beta gives MRYVKLPKENTYEFLERLKELGKLYAPVKISDKFYDFREIDDVRKVEFHYTRTIMPPKKFFFLPREKLFEFSISKAEYREVIENVEPFVLFGVHACDIYGLKILDTIYLDEFPDKYYKARREKGIIIGISCMPDEYCFCNLRETDFADDGFDLFLHELPDGWLVRVGTPRGHRIVDKNIKLFEAVTAEDICAFREFERRRHEAFKYHEDWGNLRYLLELEMEHPMWDEQSDLCLACGICNTTCPTCRCYEVQDIVNFDGDTGYRERRWDSCQFRSHGLVAGGHNFRPTKKARFMNRYMCKNAYNEKLGISYCVGCGRCTAFCPAGINFVRNLRTILGLEEKSCPPEVTEEIPKRGFAYSTSIRGDGL, from the coding sequence ATGAGATACGTTAAGCTCCCCAAGGAGAACACCTATGAATTCCTTGAGCGATTGAAGGAGCTGGGTAAACTTTACGCCCCAGTCAAGATTTCCGACAAGTTCTACGACTTTAGGGAGATTGACGACGTCAGGAAGGTTGAGTTCCACTATACAAGGACGATAATGCCGCCCAAGAAGTTCTTCTTCCTGCCAAGAGAGAAGCTATTCGAGTTCAGCATCTCGAAGGCGGAGTACAGGGAGGTAATCGAGAACGTCGAACCATTCGTTCTCTTCGGTGTCCACGCCTGTGACATCTATGGCCTTAAGATACTCGACACGATTTATCTGGACGAGTTCCCGGACAAGTACTACAAGGCTCGCAGGGAGAAGGGAATAATCATCGGCATAAGTTGCATGCCGGACGAGTACTGCTTCTGCAACCTTCGTGAGACGGACTTTGCCGACGACGGCTTCGACCTCTTCCTCCACGAGCTTCCTGACGGCTGGCTCGTCCGCGTGGGAACTCCAAGGGGCCACAGGATAGTGGACAAGAACATCAAGCTCTTCGAGGCCGTCACGGCGGAGGATATCTGCGCCTTCAGGGAGTTCGAGAGGAGGAGGCACGAGGCCTTTAAGTACCACGAGGACTGGGGCAACCTCCGCTACCTCCTCGAGCTCGAGATGGAGCACCCAATGTGGGACGAGCAGAGCGATCTCTGCCTCGCCTGTGGCATCTGCAACACGACCTGCCCGACCTGCCGCTGCTATGAAGTTCAAGACATCGTTAACTTCGACGGCGACACGGGATACAGGGAGAGGCGGTGGGACTCCTGCCAGTTCAGGAGCCATGGGCTTGTGGCGGGCGGTCACAACTTCAGACCCACAAAGAAGGCCCGTTTCATGAACAGGTACATGTGCAAGAATGCCTATAACGAAAAGCTCGGCATAAGCTACTGCGTCGGCTGCGGCCGCTGTACGGCCTTCTGCCCGGCCGGCATAAACTTCGTGAGAAATCTGCGCACGATTCTCGGTCTTGAGGAGAAGTCCTGTCCTCCCGAGGTTACAGAGGAGATTCCGAAGAGGGGATTCGCTTACTCTACCTCGATAAGAGGTGATGGGCTATGA
- a CDS encoding DODA-type extradiol aromatic ring-opening family dioxygenase — translation MLAGIAMMPHGNDVLAPKDDETRYLAEVLRSIGEVFRTFDAYVLATPHNVRMSDHLGVIFAKHLVSWLGFAGVELPGEYETDRELARLIYEEARKAGLPVVDINFASLSGEYSRFPLSWGELIPLHFLEKRPLVVVTPARKVSRDTLVRFGEVIAEVVESYPKKVGLIISADHGHAHDPNGPYGYAPESKEYDALIMQLIRENRLGELLNLDEGFIERAKPDSYWQLLIMLGALRNVPMTLRATAYACPTYFGMGAALYLRE, via the coding sequence ATGCTGGCTGGAATCGCCATGATGCCTCACGGAAACGACGTCCTGGCCCCGAAGGATGATGAGACGAGGTATCTGGCCGAGGTACTTAGGAGTATTGGGGAAGTCTTCAGAACCTTTGACGCCTACGTCCTCGCAACGCCCCACAACGTGAGGATGAGCGACCACCTCGGCGTCATCTTCGCTAAGCACCTCGTTTCATGGCTTGGCTTCGCCGGCGTCGAGCTTCCCGGCGAGTATGAGACCGATAGAGAGCTCGCCCGGCTGATTTACGAGGAGGCTAGGAAGGCAGGGCTGCCAGTCGTTGACATAAATTTCGCCTCCCTGAGCGGCGAGTACTCCCGCTTTCCCCTCAGCTGGGGCGAGCTCATCCCCCTCCACTTCCTCGAAAAGAGGCCTCTCGTCGTCGTTACGCCAGCGAGGAAGGTGTCAAGAGACACGCTTGTCCGCTTCGGTGAGGTCATAGCGGAGGTCGTGGAGAGTTACCCAAAGAAAGTTGGATTGATAATAAGCGCCGACCATGGACATGCCCATGATCCCAACGGTCCATACGGCTACGCCCCTGAGTCGAAGGAGTACGACGCCCTGATAATGCAGCTCATAAGGGAGAACCGCCTCGGGGAGCTTCTAAATCTCGACGAAGGCTTCATAGAGAGAGCCAAGCCCGACAGCTACTGGCAGCTCCTCATAATGCTTGGAGCTCTGAGGAATGTCCCGATGACCCTCCGGGCCACTGCCTACGCCTGCCCAACGTACTTCGGGATGGGTGCCGCCCTCTACCTCAGGGAGTAG